Proteins from one Microbacterium faecale genomic window:
- a CDS encoding DUF3710 domain-containing protein, with amino-acid sequence MTDSHDEAAQPSTEKSAPADRAERGPFDASEANPVRPYIDIGGIKVMPREGMNLRLEVEESSQRIVAVALDYRESTLQVQPFAAPRSTGLWHETREQIRAQVSDQGGRVDERDGPLGPELLAEVPVNGESGTGKRIARFVGIDGPRWFLRGVIGGKGTSSPEAAADIEELFRSIVVVRGDAPMPPRDLIPLSMPQTPGS; translated from the coding sequence ATGACAGATTCCCACGACGAGGCGGCGCAGCCCTCGACCGAGAAGTCAGCACCGGCTGACCGTGCAGAACGCGGCCCGTTCGACGCGAGCGAGGCGAATCCCGTCCGGCCGTACATCGATATCGGCGGAATCAAAGTGATGCCGCGCGAGGGCATGAATCTGCGCCTCGAGGTCGAGGAGAGCTCGCAGCGGATCGTCGCGGTCGCGCTCGACTATCGCGAGTCCACGCTGCAGGTGCAGCCCTTCGCGGCGCCGCGCTCGACGGGACTCTGGCACGAAACGCGCGAGCAGATCCGTGCCCAGGTTTCCGATCAGGGCGGCCGCGTCGACGAGCGCGACGGCCCTCTCGGCCCGGAGCTGCTGGCAGAGGTGCCGGTCAATGGCGAATCCGGCACGGGGAAGCGAATCGCTCGGTTCGTCGGCATCGATGGCCCCCGGTGGTTCCTGCGCGGCGTCATCGGCGGCAAGGGGACGAGTTCGCCCGAGGCGGCCGCTGACATCGAAGAGCTTTTCCGTTCGATCGTGGTCGTGCGCGGCGATGCGCCCATGCCCCCACGCGATCTGATCCCCCTTTCGATGCCGCAGACCCCGGGATCCTGA
- a CDS encoding DUF3159 domain-containing protein, whose translation MAGDGRDDERDETPLTPPDPDHPRASAVLGEAFGQAARRAGIDPSDHATTGKVVWKAIGGVRGIVESVLPLVVFLAAVTLWPDQLLIAVILSVAAAGAFTLVRLAQRQAPSAALGGLLAVAVAGALVLLTGRAEDNFIPGFITNVAYGSAFLISAFVGWSIIGLAAGFLMDDGIRWRQDRHKRRVFFWLAVMWAALFFARLAVQFPLWLAEVDIQVIGTVKLVMGIPLFAPLVAVTWLAVRALYARRES comes from the coding sequence ATGGCGGGCGACGGGCGCGACGACGAGCGCGACGAGACGCCGCTGACGCCTCCCGACCCGGATCACCCGCGCGCATCGGCGGTTCTCGGAGAGGCCTTCGGGCAGGCGGCGCGCCGAGCCGGTATCGACCCGTCGGACCACGCCACCACGGGGAAGGTCGTGTGGAAGGCGATCGGCGGCGTGCGCGGCATCGTCGAATCGGTGCTGCCGCTCGTCGTCTTCCTCGCCGCCGTCACGCTGTGGCCCGATCAGCTGCTGATCGCCGTGATCCTGTCGGTGGCCGCTGCCGGCGCGTTCACGCTGGTGCGTCTCGCACAGCGACAGGCTCCGTCAGCGGCACTCGGCGGGCTCCTCGCGGTCGCCGTCGCGGGAGCGCTCGTGCTCCTCACCGGGCGAGCGGAGGACAACTTCATCCCGGGGTTCATCACGAACGTCGCCTACGGCTCCGCCTTTCTGATCTCGGCATTCGTGGGCTGGTCGATCATCGGTCTGGCCGCGGGGTTCCTGATGGACGACGGCATCCGCTGGCGGCAGGACCGGCACAAGCGTCGCGTCTTCTTCTGGCTCGCGGTGATGTGGGCCGCCCTGTTCTTCGCGCGTCTCGCCGTGCAGTTCCCGCTCTGGCTGGCGGAAGTCGACATCCAGGTGATCGGCACGGTGAAGCTCGTGATGGGGATCCCGCTGTTCGCGCCGCTCGTCGCGGTGACATGGCTCGCCGTGCGCGCGCTTTACGCACGCCGCGAGAGCTGA
- a CDS encoding aconitate hydratase, producing MSTVNSFGAKSTMSVGGTDYEIYRIDAVEGYEKLPYSLKVLLENQLRTEDGANVTSESITSLGQWDATADPSNEIQFTPARVVMQDFTGVPCIVDLATMREAVTELGGDPDKINPLSPAELVIDHSVIADLFGRADALERNVEIEYERNGERYQFLRWGQTAFNDFKVVPPGTGIVHQVNIEHLAKVVYDRTVDGTLRAYPDTCVGTDSHTTMVNGLGVLGWGVGGIEAEAAMLGQPVSMLIPRVVGFKLTGDIPAAVTATDVVLTITDMLRQHGVVGKFVEFYGEGVGSVPLANRATIGNMSPEFGSTAAMFPVDDVTLDYLRLTGRDEAAVQLVETYAKEQHLWHDPSIEPVYSEYMELDLSTVVPSIAGPKRPQDRIELSAAKQQFEKDVVHYASAQTTDDIVDLESKHSFPASDPGSTPGDEDHDTRPVHISSGVNGVSTPVSVTTPDGESYILDNGAVTLAAITSCTNTSNPSVMVAAGLLARKARAKGLERKPWVKSTLAPGSKVVTDYYEKSGLDADLEGLGFYTVGYGCTVCIGNSGPMIDEVSEAIHANDLAVAAVLSGNRNFEGRISPEVKMNYLASPPLVVAYALAGTMHFDFDADPLGADADGNDVFLKDIWPSPEEVQEIVDASISREQFITQYKTVFDGDDRWRNLPTPEGSVFEWDDESTYVRKPPYFDGMGRDPEPVQDISGARVLAKLGDSVTTDHISPAGAIKADTPAGQYLKSHGIDRKNFNSYGSRRGNHEVMIRGTFANIRLRNQLLDDVEGGYTRDFTQADAPQAFIYDASQNYQEQGTPLVVLGGKEYGSGSSRDWAAKGTSLLGVGAVITESFERIHRSNLIGMGVVPLEFPAGESADSLGLDGTEEFSIEGLTKLNDGETPRTVRVTAKPTSHSPEGKQAVEFDAVVRIDTPGEADYYRNGGILQYVLRSLI from the coding sequence GTGTCCACGGTGAACAGCTTCGGTGCCAAGAGCACCATGTCGGTCGGTGGCACCGACTATGAGATCTATCGAATCGACGCCGTCGAGGGGTACGAGAAGCTCCCGTACAGCCTCAAGGTGCTGCTCGAGAACCAGCTCCGCACGGAAGACGGAGCGAACGTCACGAGCGAGTCGATCACATCCCTCGGTCAGTGGGACGCGACAGCGGATCCCAGTAACGAGATCCAGTTCACGCCCGCGCGCGTGGTCATGCAGGACTTCACTGGTGTGCCCTGCATCGTCGACCTCGCGACGATGCGCGAGGCCGTCACCGAGCTGGGTGGTGACCCCGACAAGATCAACCCGCTCTCGCCGGCAGAGCTCGTGATCGACCACTCGGTCATCGCTGACCTGTTCGGCCGCGCCGACGCACTCGAGCGCAACGTCGAGATCGAGTACGAGCGCAACGGCGAGCGCTACCAGTTCCTGCGCTGGGGGCAGACCGCCTTCAACGACTTCAAGGTAGTCCCTCCCGGCACCGGCATCGTGCACCAGGTGAACATCGAGCACCTGGCGAAGGTCGTCTACGACCGCACGGTCGACGGCACGCTGCGCGCGTACCCCGACACCTGTGTCGGCACCGACTCGCACACCACGATGGTCAACGGCCTCGGCGTGCTCGGGTGGGGCGTCGGCGGCATCGAGGCCGAGGCCGCGATGCTCGGCCAGCCCGTCTCGATGCTCATCCCGCGCGTCGTCGGCTTCAAGCTCACGGGAGACATCCCCGCGGCCGTCACCGCGACGGACGTCGTGCTCACGATCACCGACATGCTGCGCCAGCACGGCGTCGTCGGAAAGTTCGTCGAGTTCTACGGCGAGGGCGTCGGCTCGGTGCCGCTCGCGAACCGTGCCACGATCGGCAACATGAGCCCCGAGTTCGGCTCGACGGCCGCGATGTTCCCGGTCGACGACGTCACGCTCGACTACCTGCGCCTGACCGGCCGTGACGAGGCCGCGGTGCAGCTCGTCGAGACGTACGCGAAGGAGCAGCACCTCTGGCACGACCCGTCGATCGAGCCGGTCTACAGCGAGTACATGGAGCTCGACCTGTCGACGGTCGTGCCGTCCATCGCCGGTCCGAAGCGTCCGCAGGACCGCATCGAGCTGTCCGCGGCGAAGCAGCAGTTCGAGAAGGACGTCGTCCACTACGCATCGGCCCAGACGACCGACGACATCGTCGACCTCGAGTCGAAGCACTCGTTCCCCGCGTCGGACCCCGGCTCCACGCCGGGCGACGAGGACCACGACACCCGCCCCGTGCACATCTCGAGCGGCGTGAACGGCGTTTCCACCCCGGTTTCCGTCACAACGCCTGACGGCGAGAGCTACATCCTCGACAACGGCGCTGTGACGCTGGCCGCGATCACCTCGTGCACGAACACGTCGAACCCGTCCGTCATGGTCGCCGCTGGGCTGCTGGCGCGCAAGGCGCGCGCGAAGGGCCTCGAGCGCAAGCCGTGGGTGAAGTCGACGCTGGCACCGGGCTCGAAGGTCGTCACCGACTACTACGAGAAGTCCGGTCTCGACGCGGACCTCGAGGGCCTCGGCTTCTACACGGTCGGCTACGGCTGCACGGTCTGCATCGGCAACTCCGGCCCGATGATCGACGAGGTCTCGGAGGCGATCCACGCCAACGACCTCGCGGTCGCCGCCGTCCTCTCCGGAAACCGCAACTTCGAGGGCCGGATCAGCCCGGAAGTGAAGATGAACTACCTCGCGTCGCCGCCCCTCGTGGTCGCGTACGCCCTCGCTGGGACGATGCACTTCGACTTCGATGCTGACCCGCTCGGCGCCGACGCCGACGGCAACGACGTGTTCCTCAAGGACATCTGGCCGTCGCCGGAGGAGGTCCAGGAGATCGTGGACGCCTCGATCTCGCGTGAGCAGTTCATCACGCAGTACAAGACGGTGTTCGACGGTGATGACCGCTGGCGCAACCTGCCGACGCCCGAGGGCTCGGTGTTCGAGTGGGACGACGAGTCGACGTACGTGCGCAAGCCCCCGTACTTCGACGGAATGGGCCGCGACCCGGAGCCGGTGCAGGACATCTCGGGTGCGCGCGTGCTCGCGAAGCTCGGCGACTCGGTCACGACCGACCACATCTCGCCGGCCGGCGCGATCAAGGCGGACACCCCCGCGGGCCAGTACCTCAAGTCGCACGGCATCGACCGGAAGAACTTCAACTCTTACGGTTCGCGCCGTGGCAACCACGAGGTGATGATTCGCGGCACGTTCGCGAACATCCGCCTGCGGAACCAGCTCCTCGACGACGTCGAGGGCGGCTACACGCGCGACTTCACGCAGGCGGATGCGCCGCAGGCGTTCATCTACGACGCCTCGCAGAACTACCAGGAGCAGGGCACACCCCTCGTGGTGCTCGGCGGCAAGGAGTACGGCTCCGGATCGTCGCGCGACTGGGCGGCCAAGGGCACGAGCCTGCTCGGCGTGGGCGCGGTCATCACCGAAAGCTTCGAGCGGATCCACCGTTCGAACCTCATCGGCATGGGCGTCGTTCCGCTGGAGTTCCCGGCAGGCGAGTCCGCTGACTCGCTCGGCCTGGACGGCACGGAGGAGTTCTCGATCGAGGGGCTGACGAAGCTCAACGACGGCGAGACCCCCAGGACGGTGCGCGTCACGGCGAAGCCGACCTCGCACTCGCCCGAGGGCAAGCAGGCCGTCGAGTTCGACGCGGTCGTCCGCATCGACACGCCGGGTGAAGCCGACTACTACCGCAACGGCGGCATCCTCCAGTACGTGCTGCGCAGCCTCATCTGA
- the dxs gene encoding 1-deoxy-D-xylulose-5-phosphate synthase → MVLLDSISSPRDLDRLSPRQLSQLAGEVREFLVENVSQSGGHLGPNLGVVELTIALHRVFDSPQDPIVWDTGHQSYVHKLLTGRQDFDGLRSRGGLAGYPQRSESAHDVVESSHASSSLSWADGISRAFARTGRADRHVVAVVGDGALTGGMTWEALNNITDDNDRNLVIIVNDNGRSYAPTIGGMARYLNRVRTTAAYRDLGEKSNKLARRLGRVGRAFYRGVRGGTHGFLSRFTNNSALYAQLDIKYLGPVDGHDLPTLLETLELAKAHSAPVIVHVITEKGRGYDPAREDEADQFHSVGRIDPATGTPLASSGEGWTDVFADELVQIGERREDVIAMTAAMLRPTGLAPFAERFPERVYDVGIAEQHAVASAAGLAYGGLHPVVALYSTFVNRAFDQVLMDVALHRAGVTFVLDRSGVTGPDGPSHHGMWDLALLHIVPHVRIAAPRDAVRLREELGEAVAVEDAPTIVRFPKGEVGEPIEAIERTEDGVDVLARDGDEDVLLVGIGPFARTALDVADRLRAQGIGATVIDPRWVVPVAPSIVDLARRHRLVITLEDGIRVGGIGTRVRQVLREAGVDTAVDELGLADEFIDHASRDQILRDAGLTPAKIAQDVVSQVLGTRIPVARQEARAAERVKQSR, encoded by the coding sequence ATGGTTCTGCTTGACTCGATCTCGTCCCCACGGGATCTCGACCGGCTCTCGCCGCGACAGCTCTCACAGCTCGCCGGCGAAGTGCGCGAGTTCCTCGTCGAGAACGTCTCGCAGTCCGGCGGACACCTGGGCCCGAACCTCGGTGTCGTCGAACTGACGATCGCCCTGCATCGCGTCTTCGACTCGCCCCAGGACCCGATTGTCTGGGACACGGGGCACCAGTCGTACGTTCACAAGCTCCTGACGGGACGCCAGGACTTCGACGGACTCCGCTCGCGCGGCGGCCTCGCCGGCTACCCGCAGCGGTCCGAGAGCGCCCACGACGTCGTCGAGTCCTCGCACGCGTCGAGCTCACTCAGCTGGGCAGACGGCATCTCTCGCGCCTTCGCTCGCACCGGTCGCGCGGATCGCCATGTCGTGGCGGTCGTCGGCGACGGTGCGCTCACAGGCGGCATGACGTGGGAGGCGCTCAACAACATCACCGACGACAACGATCGCAACCTCGTGATCATCGTCAACGACAACGGACGCAGCTACGCGCCGACGATCGGCGGCATGGCGCGCTACCTCAACCGGGTGCGCACGACGGCCGCGTACCGCGACCTGGGGGAGAAGTCGAACAAGCTCGCTCGCCGCCTCGGGCGCGTGGGGCGCGCCTTCTACCGCGGCGTGCGCGGCGGGACGCACGGCTTCCTCTCCCGCTTCACGAACAACTCCGCGCTGTACGCCCAGCTCGACATCAAGTATCTCGGCCCCGTCGACGGTCACGATCTCCCCACGCTGTTGGAGACGCTCGAACTGGCGAAGGCCCACAGCGCGCCCGTGATCGTGCACGTGATCACCGAGAAGGGCCGTGGATACGACCCGGCCCGCGAGGACGAGGCCGACCAGTTTCACTCCGTCGGTCGCATCGACCCGGCGACGGGCACTCCGCTTGCGTCGTCCGGCGAAGGCTGGACCGACGTGTTCGCCGACGAGCTCGTGCAGATCGGAGAGCGCCGCGAGGACGTCATCGCGATGACCGCGGCGATGCTGCGACCCACGGGCCTCGCGCCGTTCGCCGAGCGGTTCCCCGAGCGCGTCTACGACGTCGGCATCGCCGAACAGCACGCCGTTGCGTCGGCCGCGGGCCTCGCCTACGGCGGCCTGCACCCGGTCGTCGCGCTCTACTCCACCTTCGTCAACCGTGCCTTCGACCAGGTGCTGATGGACGTCGCCCTGCACCGCGCCGGCGTCACGTTCGTGCTCGACCGATCCGGCGTGACCGGACCCGACGGCCCGAGCCACCACGGAATGTGGGATCTCGCACTGCTGCACATCGTCCCGCACGTGCGCATCGCCGCCCCCCGTGACGCCGTGCGCCTCCGCGAGGAACTCGGCGAGGCCGTCGCGGTCGAGGACGCCCCCACCATCGTGCGCTTCCCGAAGGGCGAGGTCGGCGAGCCGATCGAGGCCATCGAACGCACCGAGGACGGCGTCGACGTTCTCGCACGCGACGGGGACGAGGACGTGCTCCTCGTGGGCATCGGGCCGTTCGCGCGGACCGCCCTCGACGTCGCCGACCGCCTCCGGGCGCAGGGCATCGGCGCGACCGTGATCGACCCGCGCTGGGTCGTGCCGGTCGCGCCCTCCATCGTCGACCTCGCGCGCCGTCATCGACTCGTGATCACCCTCGAGGACGGCATCCGCGTCGGCGGAATCGGCACCCGCGTGCGGCAGGTCCTGCGCGAGGCCGGCGTCGACACCGCCGTCGACGAGCTGGGTCTCGCCGATGAGTTCATCGACCACGCCTCACGTGACCAGATTCTCCGCGACGCCGGTCTCACCCCCGCGAAGATCGCGCAGGATGTCGTCTCGCAGGTTCTCGGCACGCGTATTCCCGTCGCGCGACAGGAAGCCCGCGCGGCCGAGCGTGTGAAGCAGTCGCGCTGA
- a CDS encoding 3-hydroxyacyl-CoA dehydrogenase NAD-binding domain-containing protein has product MTDYRTIDFSDLEAASADEVVTHSLVSDVTLPSGRTLALITLHNGRDHKRPNTIGPLTLRELNETLDRLAARAAKGEIDAVAVTGKPYIFAAGADLSNISALSTRDFALKIAQRGHQVLGRLADLGVPSFSFVNGLALGGGLEIALNSTYRTIDSSAAAIALPEVFLGIVPGWGGAYLLPNLIGIENALEVIISNPLKQNRTLKPQQAFDLGIFDAIFSPASFLEDSLAWADRVLTGEEKVERSNTPGRIERATKWPAAIKIARGMLDNRIGPMPLSPYRALDLLEQAAKGTKEAGFAREDEALADLISSDEFAASMYAFDLVQKRAKRPVGAPDKDLARPVTKVGVIGAGLMATQFALLFVRRLQVPVVITDVSAERVEKGVASIHSEIGKLEDKGRIDTDTANRLRSLVTGTTDKADFAACDFVIEAVFEETSVKQDVFREIEQFVAEDAILATNTSSLSVEEIGSVLAHPERLVGFHFFNPVAVMPLVEVVRTPQASDEAVSTAYVIARKLRKNAIGSADAPGFIVNRLLAKVMGEAARAIDEGTALTEVEQAFVPLGLPMGPFELIDLVGWKVAAHVQDTMSSHFPDRFYSSPNLHALAEIDEPLERDRKKRITGWSKKAKKAITGGSSPASREEILRRVEDELAREIRVMLDEGVVPEVEDIDLALILGAGWPFIDGGATAYLDRVGASERAAGGDFHTPQIRGVE; this is encoded by the coding sequence ATGACCGATTACCGCACGATCGACTTCAGCGACCTCGAGGCCGCCTCGGCGGACGAAGTCGTCACCCATTCGCTCGTCAGCGACGTCACACTGCCGAGCGGCCGCACGCTCGCTCTCATCACGCTGCACAACGGCCGTGATCACAAGCGTCCGAACACGATCGGTCCGCTCACGCTCCGCGAGCTGAACGAGACGCTCGACCGTCTCGCCGCACGCGCGGCCAAGGGCGAGATCGACGCCGTCGCCGTGACCGGCAAGCCGTACATCTTCGCGGCCGGCGCCGACCTGTCGAACATCTCGGCGCTCTCGACGCGTGACTTCGCGCTCAAGATCGCACAGCGCGGACACCAGGTTCTCGGCAGACTCGCCGACCTCGGCGTGCCGTCGTTCTCCTTCGTCAATGGTCTCGCACTCGGCGGCGGGCTCGAGATCGCGCTGAACTCCACGTACCGGACGATCGATTCCTCCGCCGCGGCCATCGCGCTGCCCGAGGTCTTCCTCGGCATCGTCCCCGGCTGGGGCGGCGCGTACCTGTTGCCGAACCTGATCGGCATCGAGAACGCACTCGAGGTGATCATCTCGAATCCGCTGAAGCAGAACCGCACACTTAAGCCACAGCAGGCGTTCGATCTCGGCATCTTCGACGCGATCTTCAGCCCGGCGTCGTTCCTCGAGGATTCGCTCGCCTGGGCCGACCGGGTGCTGACCGGCGAGGAGAAGGTCGAGCGGTCGAACACGCCGGGACGCATCGAGCGCGCCACGAAGTGGCCAGCGGCGATCAAGATCGCGCGCGGCATGCTCGACAACCGCATCGGACCCATGCCGCTGTCGCCCTACCGTGCTCTCGACCTCCTCGAGCAGGCCGCCAAGGGAACGAAGGAGGCCGGGTTCGCGCGCGAGGACGAGGCGCTCGCCGATCTCATCTCGAGCGACGAGTTCGCCGCGTCGATGTACGCGTTCGACCTCGTACAGAAGCGCGCGAAGCGCCCGGTCGGTGCACCGGATAAGGATCTCGCGCGTCCCGTCACGAAGGTCGGTGTCATCGGAGCCGGGCTCATGGCGACGCAGTTCGCGCTGCTGTTCGTCCGCCGTCTCCAGGTGCCGGTGGTGATCACCGACGTCTCGGCCGAACGCGTCGAGAAGGGCGTCGCCTCGATCCACTCTGAGATCGGCAAGCTCGAGGACAAGGGCCGGATCGACACCGACACGGCGAACCGCCTGCGCTCACTCGTGACGGGCACCACCGACAAGGCTGACTTCGCCGCGTGCGACTTCGTGATCGAGGCGGTGTTCGAGGAGACGTCGGTCAAGCAGGACGTGTTCCGCGAGATCGAGCAGTTCGTTGCGGAGGATGCCATCCTCGCGACGAACACGTCGTCGCTCTCGGTCGAGGAGATCGGGTCCGTTCTCGCCCACCCGGAGCGTCTCGTCGGCTTCCATTTCTTCAACCCCGTCGCGGTGATGCCGCTCGTCGAGGTCGTGCGCACGCCGCAGGCGTCGGACGAGGCCGTCTCCACGGCGTACGTCATCGCGAGGAAGCTGCGCAAGAACGCCATCGGTTCGGCAGACGCCCCCGGCTTCATCGTGAACCGCCTCCTCGCGAAGGTCATGGGCGAGGCGGCACGCGCGATCGACGAGGGCACGGCACTCACCGAAGTCGAGCAGGCGTTCGTCCCGCTCGGCCTGCCGATGGGCCCGTTCGAACTGATCGACCTGGTCGGCTGGAAGGTCGCGGCCCACGTGCAGGACACGATGTCGTCGCACTTCCCCGACCGCTTCTACTCCTCGCCGAACCTCCACGCGCTCGCGGAGATCGACGAGCCGCTGGAGCGCGACAGGAAGAAGCGGATCACGGGCTGGTCGAAGAAGGCGAAGAAGGCGATCACGGGGGGCTCCTCCCCCGCGAGCCGCGAGGAGATCCTGCGGCGCGTCGAGGACGAGCTCGCTCGAGAGATCCGGGTCATGCTCGACGAAGGGGTCGTCCCCGAGGTCGAGGACATCGACCTCGCGCTGATCCTCGGTGCGGGCTGGCCCTTCATCGACGGCGGCGCCACGGCCTACCTCGACCGGGTAGGCGCCTCCGAGCGCGCAGCCGGCGGCGACTTCCACACCCCGCAGATCCGCGGCGTCGAGTAA
- a CDS encoding thiolase family protein has protein sequence MAQLTDVHFVDGVRTPFGRASDKGMYANTRADDLIVKALIGLMERNGNVPADRIDDVAIAATSQTGDQGLTLGRTAAILAGLPQTVPGLAIERMCAGAMTAVTTMGASVGVGMYDLAIAGGVEHMGRHPIGSNVDPNPRFVAERLVDPEALNMGVTAERLHDRFPHLTKERADRFGMLSQQKVQAAYEAGHVQPDLVPVAIAGADGAYGLATEDEGRRPETTMADLAGLKTPFRPHGRVTAGTSSPLTDGATVSMLAGSDAVKEFGLEPKMRMVSFAYSGVQPEVMGIGPIPSTEKALAKAGLSIDDIGLFELNEAFAVQVLSFLDHFGIEDDDPRVNPWGGAIAVGHPLAASGVRLMIQLAAQFAERPDVRYGLTAMCVGLGQGGSVIWENPHYTGKKAKRK, from the coding sequence GTGGCCCAGCTGACGGATGTGCATTTCGTCGACGGCGTACGGACCCCCTTCGGTCGCGCCAGCGACAAGGGCATGTACGCGAACACCCGCGCGGACGACCTCATCGTCAAGGCGCTGATCGGCCTGATGGAGCGCAACGGCAACGTCCCGGCCGATCGGATCGACGATGTCGCGATCGCTGCGACCTCGCAGACGGGCGACCAGGGACTCACCCTCGGGCGCACCGCGGCGATCCTCGCGGGACTGCCCCAGACCGTTCCGGGACTCGCGATCGAGCGCATGTGCGCGGGCGCGATGACGGCCGTGACGACGATGGGAGCCTCGGTCGGCGTCGGCATGTATGACCTCGCCATCGCGGGCGGCGTCGAGCACATGGGGCGCCACCCGATCGGATCCAACGTCGACCCGAACCCGCGCTTCGTCGCGGAGCGGCTCGTCGACCCGGAGGCGCTCAACATGGGGGTCACCGCGGAACGGCTTCACGACCGCTTCCCGCATCTGACGAAGGAGCGCGCCGACCGGTTCGGCATGCTCAGCCAGCAGAAGGTGCAGGCCGCATATGAGGCCGGGCATGTCCAGCCGGATCTCGTACCCGTCGCGATCGCCGGCGCGGACGGCGCCTACGGCCTCGCAACGGAGGATGAGGGTCGCCGACCCGAGACGACCATGGCGGATCTCGCCGGTCTCAAGACCCCTTTCCGCCCGCACGGTCGGGTGACCGCCGGTACGTCCTCGCCGCTGACCGACGGTGCAACGGTGAGCATGCTCGCGGGCTCAGACGCGGTGAAGGAGTTCGGCCTCGAGCCGAAGATGCGAATGGTCTCGTTCGCGTACAGCGGCGTCCAGCCGGAGGTCATGGGCATCGGCCCGATCCCCTCGACCGAGAAGGCGTTGGCGAAGGCCGGGCTGTCGATCGACGACATCGGCCTCTTCGAGCTCAACGAGGCGTTCGCCGTGCAGGTGTTGAGCTTCCTCGACCACTTCGGCATCGAGGACGACGACCCGCGCGTGAACCCGTGGGGCGGCGCCATCGCCGTCGGCCACCCCCTCGCGGCGAGCGGCGTCCGCCTCATGATCCAGCTCGCGGCGCAGTTCGCAGAGCGTCCTGACGTGCGATACGGCCTCACCGCCATGTGCGTCGGCCTCGGCCAGGGCGGCAGCGTCATCTGGGAGAACCCGCACTACACGGGCAAGAAGGCGAAGAGGAAGTGA
- a CDS encoding HRDC domain-containing protein, whose amino-acid sequence MTAREAHTDPISERTAAIRYRVTDTHEGFAAACRALADASGPVAVDVERASGFRYSARAYLVQVFRRDAGVFLFDPPAIGDVSALQDAIGHEEWVFHAASQDLPSLAELGLIPPRIFDTELSARLLGWPGVGLAAVVERTLGIELKKEHSAADWSTRPLPDTWLEYAALDVEHLLEVRDAIAAELDETGKREWADEEFADVLTRKPKPAPAEPWRRLTGLHKIRGRRGLSIAKSFWTARDALARESDTAPGRLVPDRSLVAAVLADPQSKSDLAAMKSFTGRASRTELDRWWEAIVAGRTASELPAERVRSDSLPPPRSWAGRRPDADRRLKAAKPAVEAHAEFLSIPTENLLTPEHLRRVSWEPPSSVTEDAVAEALASHGARDWQVRQTAAIIAAAFVQAAQSADAEADAGS is encoded by the coding sequence GTGACGGCACGAGAAGCCCACACAGACCCGATCTCCGAGAGGACCGCTGCCATCCGATACCGCGTCACGGACACCCACGAAGGATTCGCGGCGGCCTGTCGCGCGCTCGCGGACGCCTCGGGTCCGGTCGCGGTGGATGTCGAGCGGGCGTCGGGCTTCCGCTACTCCGCCCGCGCCTACCTCGTACAGGTGTTCCGGCGTGACGCCGGGGTCTTCCTCTTCGATCCACCCGCGATCGGAGACGTCTCGGCGCTGCAGGACGCGATCGGCCACGAGGAGTGGGTCTTCCATGCCGCGAGCCAGGATCTCCCCTCGCTCGCCGAGCTCGGCCTCATTCCGCCGCGCATCTTCGATACCGAGCTGTCCGCGCGTCTGCTCGGCTGGCCCGGCGTCGGCCTGGCTGCTGTTGTCGAGCGCACGCTCGGCATCGAGCTCAAGAAGGAGCACTCCGCCGCCGACTGGTCGACGCGTCCGCTGCCCGACACCTGGCTCGAGTACGCGGCACTCGATGTCGAGCACCTCCTCGAGGTTCGAGACGCCATCGCCGCCGAACTCGACGAAACTGGCAAGCGAGAGTGGGCCGACGAGGAATTCGCCGACGTGCTCACCCGGAAGCCGAAACCCGCCCCGGCGGAGCCGTGGCGACGCCTCACGGGACTCCACAAGATCCGCGGACGGCGCGGCCTCTCGATCGCGAAATCGTTCTGGACAGCGCGGGACGCTCTCGCGCGCGAGTCCGACACCGCCCCGGGCCGCCTCGTTCCCGACCGTTCGCTCGTCGCGGCCGTGCTCGCGGATCCGCAGTCGAAAAGCGATCTCGCGGCCATGAAGTCGTTCACGGGGCGCGCGAGCCGCACGGAACTGGATCGCTGGTGGGAGGCGATCGTCGCCGGTCGCACGGCGTCAGAGCTCCCCGCCGAGCGCGTCCGGAGCGACTCCCTCCCTCCCCCGCGTTCGTGGGCGGGAAGGCGCCCCGATGCGGACCGTCGCCTCAAGGCCGCCAAGCCCGCTGTCGAGGCCCATGCGGAGTTCCTCTCGATCCCGACGGAGAACCTTCTGACGCCCGAGCATCTCCGCCGCGTCAGCTGGGAGCCGCCGTCATCCGTCACGGAGGACGCGGTCGCGGAAGCGCTCGCATCCCACGGTGCGCGCGACTGGCAGGTCCGCCAGACGGCCGCGATCATCGCCGCAGCATTTGTGCAGGCGGCGCAATCTGCAGACGCCGAGGCCGACGCCGGTTCGTAG